A region from the Aegilops tauschii subsp. strangulata cultivar AL8/78 chromosome 5, Aet v6.0, whole genome shotgun sequence genome encodes:
- the LOC109759124 gene encoding uncharacterized protein, which translates to MMMPTGGESRSPVRALRRLAGSLLAAARLRGSFSASKCKTEARMAAARMKLLRNRREAQVRKMRGDVAALLRDGREDTARIRVEHVIREQNTMAANEIIELFCELIVTRLPIIAKQKECPADLKEGICSLIFAAPRCSELPELTRMRDLFEKKYGKDFVAAAVDLRPNAGVNNLLIEKLSVNKPSGQTKLKVLKDIAKEHQIDWDPSEAEQDLLKPAEELIQGPSSFGEASKMPVKTTLSANFVQPTPSNYSSGYADEYDDNHVGGAMQFKDAASAARAAAESAAQAASAAKAAASLANQNAHSSDEDDDDDEDWKTTLHESTHSSRRQSMMSNSSRTSRKENASTFDEMRLRGSTGRRLSGSNHMEDKDSDLLQDLGTGRTRRRNSRAASKVHSEIKFDDSEAEDGSDAEIQSSLERRPPRKERYPGNGHHEEKEVEDDDDDFPEPPKANPGSCVHPNMPLDFETLTARFEALRSSGGKLP; encoded by the exons atgatgatGCCCACGGGCGGCGAGTCCAGGTCCCCCGTGCGCGCGCTGCGGCGGCTGGCCGGCTCCCTCCTCGCCGCCGCGCGCCTCCGCGGCTCCTTCAGCGCATCCAAGTG CAAGACGGAGGCGCGGATGGCGGCGGCGCGGATGAAGCTGCTGCGGAACCGCCGCGAGGCGCAGGTGCGCAAGATGCGCGGGGACGTCGCCGCGCTGCTCCGCGACGGCCGCGAGGACACCGCCCGCATCAGG GTTGAGCATGTAATTAGAGAACAAAACACTATGGCGGCAAATGAGATTATTGAACTTTTCTGCGAACTGATTGTTACACGGCTTCCCATCATTGCCAAGCAGAA GGAATGCCCAGCAGACCTGAAAGAAGGTATCTGCAGTTTGATATTTGCAGCCCCAAGGTGCTCTGAACTCCCTGAACTCACTCGCATGCGGGACCTTTTTGAAAAGAAGTATGGGAAAGATTTCGTTGCTGCTGCAGTTGACCTGCGCCCAAATGCTGGTGTTAATAACCTT CTAATTGAGAAGCTGTCAGTCAATAAGCCGTCCGGGCAAACTAAGCTGAAAGTTCTCAAGGATATAGCAAAGGAGCATCAAATCGATTGGGACCCGAGCGAGGCTGAGCAGGATCTTCTTAAACCTGCTGAAGAGCTGATT CAAGGACCTAGTTCATTTGGTGAAGCTTCGAAAATGCCTGTGAAGACTACGCTATCAGCAAATTTTGTGCAACCCACTCCATCTAATTACAG TTCTGGATACGCTGATGAGTATGATGATAATCATGTTGGGGGTGCCATGCAATTCAAGGATGCAGCTTCAGCTGCTCGAGCAGCTGCAGAGTCTGCTGCGCAAGCAGCGTCTGCCGCTAAGGCTGCAGCCAGCCTTGCCAACCAGAACGCCCATTCGTCCGACGAAGACGATGACGATGACGAGGACTGGAAGACCACTCTTCACGAGTCCACTCATTCTAGCAGGCGCCAATCGATGATGAGCAACTCAAGCAGAACCTCCAGGAAAGAGAATGCATCCACCTTCGACGAAATGAGGCTCCGAGGAAGCACAGGGAGGAGGTTAAGCGGGTCGAACCACATGGAAGATAAAGACTCAGACCTGCTTCAGGATCTGGGTACTGGCAGGACGCGCAGAAGGAACAGCCGTGCTGCTAGCAAGGTGCACTCGGAGATAAAGTTTGATGATTcggaggcggaggacggcagcGACGCCGAGATACAGTCCTCCCTTGAGAGGCGGCCTCCACGGAAGGAACGTTACCCAGGAAACGGTCACCACGAAGAGAAGGAAGTAGAAGACGACGATGATGACTTCCCTGAGCCGCCGAAGGCGAACCCCGGCTCCTGCGTTCATCCGAACATGCCCCTGGACTTTGAGACCCTGACGGCGCGCTTCGAGGCGCTGAGGTCATCCGGGGGGAAGCTCCCTTAG
- the LOC109759113 gene encoding uncharacterized protein: MRTAHAAGRTDPAGAVIPALAPGRADVRARHPLAHALERECEILFNGDHRHDCYEEEIQQDFELWLRYAVSCKARVIRLEITVYRPLRIFPGTLISQHLTRLILYRVQFEDFSLDVLGCQLLEVLDIQDCIIDIETVFPKSLKHLAIRDTGLFPMETRCVISAPGLVILELYDCVGWTPLLESLPSLVTAFINTGPYCGDNCRNSSNGDCGLESCVECYGIDDCVLLQGLSGATNLELITHKSMIFRNDVKWSPMFSKVKTLLLGDWCMAANFSGLVYFLQHSPILQRLTLELASRSEEFVIETSEIYNPAEQFLVSKHLKVVKINHVKDDKRIHQLLKVLAYHGVHLELINIEEKEDARERFSFQHE, encoded by the exons ATGAGGACCGCCCACGCTGCCGGACGAACTGATCCAGCTGGTGCTGTCATTCCTGCCCTCGCGCCAGGTCGTGCAGACGTGCGTGCTCGCCACCCGCTGGCGCACGCTCTGGAA CGTGAATGTGAGATCCTTTTTAATGGCGATCATCGCCATGATTGCTACGAGGAGGAGATTCAGCAAGACTTTGAGCTGTGGCTCCGTTATGCTGTGTCATGCAAAGCGAGGGTTATTCGACTTGAAATAACTGTTTATCGTCCTTTGAGGATATTTCCTGGGACTCTTATCTCCCAGCACTTGACAAGGTTAATTCTTTATCGTGTCCAGTTTGAGGATTTCTCTCTTGATGTTTTGGGCTGTCAGTTACTGGAGGTGTTGGACATTCAAGACTGTATAATCGACATTGAGACTGTTTTCCCAAAATCTCTAAAACATCTGGCGATCAGAGATACAGGTCTTTTCCCAATGGAAACCCGGTGTGTTATTTCTGCGCCAGGTCTGGTTATCTTGGAACTATACGACTGTGTGGGTTGGACTCCGTTGCTTGAGAGCCTGCCATCATTGGTAACGGCATTTATCAACACTGGACCCTACTGCGGAGATAATTGTAGAAATAGTTCTAACGGGGACTGTGGTCTCGAGTCCTGTGTGGAGTGCTATGGTATAGATGATTGTGTGCTTCTCCAAGGTTTATCAGGCGCTACGAATTTAgagctgataacccacaagtctATG ATCTTCAGAAATGATGTAAAATGGTCCCCTATGTTTAGCAAGGTAAAAACATTGTTGCTCGGTGACTGGTGTATGGCTGCTAACTTCAGTGGACTAGTTTACTTTCTCCAGCACTCACCAATTCTACAGAGGCTTACGCTTGAACTTGCTAGTCGCTCTGAG GAATTTGTCATTGAAACGAGTGAGATCTACAACCCAGCGGAACAATTTTTGGTATCAAAACATCTCAAGGTAGTCAAAATCAATCATGTGAAAGACGATAAAAGGATTCACCAATTATTGAAGGTCCTTGCTTATCATGGAGTACATTTGGAACTAATAAACATTGAAGAGAAGGAGGACGCTCGTGAAC GCTTCAGTTTTCAGCACGAGTAG
- the LOC109759117 gene encoding uncharacterized protein has protein sequence MDDSCAVCADALEWVAYGPCGHREVCSTCVVRLRFVVGDRHCCICKTDCPSVFVTKAMGDYTRVISDFSALPAAAGEGKVGEYWYHEDSRAYFDDADHYKMIRAMCRLSCSVCERIEADQAGQAAAAQAKRGDSTFETIGLLRGHLSEKHGLRMCNLCLEGRKVFICQQKLYTQEQMARHTQTGDTEVDGSEVERGGFAGHPICEYCKRAFYGDNELYAHMTRDHYSCHICQRRHPGQYDYFRNYNDLEMHFRKDHFLCEDDACLAKKFVVFQSDAEINRHNAMEHGGRMSRAQRNAALQIPTSFMYQRNERDQRRGRGRGRDAHHDRSDRDFSLPVDGSATADHGLGSRLDSAGGSAMLADESLFPPLPGSSNKCSASTQQGLQGLPKTTLASRLQQSREGTVKVLNSGRPQTAQNPEIVPHVSTSTHTRPTPERERNGSATAEHGLGSLVDSVAGPLQSSSVSSASSRRSLGNGRVLEQLSFPHLQGRDIPDARMDAVSEETSFAPLSEQQSSNTLALNQSSRGSERLGDVFLPLPGSSNKGSASTQQGLQAFAKNKLASRLEQPRKGTVKVLNSGRPQTAENPEIVPHVSTSTQTCPTPERERDGSATAEHHGLGSLVDSVAGPLQSSSVNSASSGQSLRNGGVLEQLSFPPLGDQDIPDARMDGVPEKTSFPPLSEHQSKHALAVNQSSRGSAKHQAKHAPAVNQSSRGSAKHQAKHAPAVNQSSRGSAKHQAKHAPAVNQSSRDSARLGDESLFPPLPGLSNKGSASTQQGLQSLAENTFASRLQQPRKGAMKVLNSCRSQTAENLEIVPDFSTSTEAWPTPDQGLHLSGSSHLRIVPQSTRDNGLMPPASSGSAWNSRAPIKMKHSVSTPNLVSGASSTQASSSRACGNKNQVPPQSSQPLPVAEDVRQANNALVERMRAAFGMDEDRFSAFKEIASEYRHGVIGTSEYLSYVEQFGISHLVPEMAILLPDPLKQTELAEAYYANMRSKSLKENGSCETITLKEKLLQEGEAVVLSKDGYRSSRERTPLSAGGDPVAISKASSTSRFVGKGGGSSSSNNNSKQSKKTSKFLRARLGDNSLAMLDFRHPDDVSPEGNVWKNGVAQKLFSGSAKK, from the coding sequence ATGGACGACAGCTGCGCGGTGTGCGCGGACGCGCTGGAGTGGGTGGCCTACGGGCCCTGCGGCCACCGGGAGGTGTGCTCGACCTGCGTCGTCCGCCTCCGCTTCGTGGTCGGGGACCGCCATTGCTGCATCTGCAAGACGGACTGCCCCTCCGTCTTCGTCACCAAGGCCATGGGGGACTACACGAGGGTCATCTCCGATTTCTCCGCCTTGCCCGCCGCGGCAGGCGAGGGGAAGGTGGGGGAGTACTGGTACCACGAGGATTCAAGGGCCTACTTCGACGACGCCGACCACTACAAGATGATTCGGGCCATGTGCCGGCTCTCCTGCAGCGTATGTGAAAGAATCGAGGCGGATCAGGCCGGTCAGGCGGCCGCAGCGCAGGCGAAGCGCGGAGACAGCACCTTCGAGACCATTGGCCTGCTAAGGGGGCATTTGTCCGAGAAGCATGGCTTACGCATGTGCAACCTTTGCTTGGAGGGCAGGAAGGTGTTCATCTGTCAACAGAAGCTCTACACGCAGGAACAGATGGCTCGGCACACGCAAACAGGCGACACTGAGGTGGATGGCTCCGAGGTCGAACGCGGTGGCTTTGCGGGACACCCGATTTGCGAGTATTGCAAGAGGGCATTCTATGGAGATAACGAGCTTTACGCGCATATGACCAGAGACCACTACTCGTGCCACATATGTCAAAGGCGGCATCCTGGGCAGTACGATTATTTCCGGAACTACAATGATTTGGAGATGCATTTTCGGAAAGATCACTTCCTCTGCGAAGATGACGCGTGTTTGGCCAAGAAGTTTGTTGTTTTCCAGAGCGACGCGGAGATCAACAGACACAATGCTATGGAGCATGGTGGGCGGATGTCTCGTGCCCAGAGGAATGCCGCACTTCAGATACCTACCAGTTTTATGTACCAAAGGAATGAGCGAGATCAAAGGCGCGGCAGAGGTAGGGGCCGTGATGCTCACCATGACAGATCTGACAGGGATTTCTCATTACCTGTGGATGGCAGTGCAACTGCAGACCATGGCCTTGGAAGTCGACTTGATAGCGCAGGGGGTTCCGCGATGCTTGCTGATGAATCATTGTTCCCTCCATTGCCTGGGTCAAGTAACAAGTGTTCTGCTTCAACACAACAGGGGCTGCAAGGTCTTCCTAAGACCACTCTTGCATCAAGGCTTCAACAATCTAGGGAGGGCACCGTGAAGGTACTAAATTCTGGTCGGCCTCAAACTGCTCAAAATCCTGAGATAGTACCTCATGTTTCCACTTCCACCCACACACGTCCTACACCTGAGCGGGAGCGGAATGGCAGTGCAACTGCAGAGCATGGCCTTGGAAGTCTAGTTGATAGTGTTGCAGGGCCTTTACAGTCATCAAGTGTCAGTTCGGCCAGTTCTCGTCGAAGCTTAGGGAATGGTCGCGTGCTTGAACAATTGTCTTTTCCTCATCTTCAAGGCCGGGATATTCCTGATGCTAGGATGGATGCTGTTTCAGAGGAAACCTCGTTTGCTCCCCTCTCAGAGCAACAATCAAGTAATACGCTGGCTCTTAATCAGAGCTCAAGGGGTTCTGAGAGGCTTGGTGATGTGTTCCTTCCATTGCCTGGGTCAAGTAACAAAGGTTCTGCTTCAACACAACAGGGGCTGCAAGCTTTTGCTAAGAACAAACTTGCATCAAGGCTTGAACAACCTAGGAAGGGCACCGTGAAGGTACTAAATTCTGGTCGGCCTCAAACCGCTGAAAATCCTGAGATAGTACCTCATGTTTCCACTTCCACCCAGACATGTCCTACACCTGAGCGGGAGCGGGATGGCAGTGCAACTGCAGAACATCATGGCCTTGGAAGTCTGGTTGATAGTGTTGCAGGGCCTTTACAGTCATCAAGTGTCAATTCAGCCAGTTCTGGTCAAAGCTTACGGAATGGTGGCGTGCTCGAACAATTGTCTTTTCCTCCTCTTGGAGACCAGGATATTCCTGATGCTAGGATGGATGGTGTTCCTGAAAAAACCTCGTTTCCTCCCCTCTCAGAGCATCAATCAAAGCATGCACTGGCTGTTAATCAGAGCTCAAGGGGTTCTGCGAAGCATCAAGCAAAGCATGCACCGGCTGTTAATCAGAGCTCAAGGGGTTCTGCGAAGCATCAAGCAAAGCATGCACCGGCTGTTAATCAGAGCTCAAGGGGTTCTGCGAAGCATCAAGCAAAGCATGCACCGGCTGTTAATCAGAGCTCAAGGGATTCTGCGAGGCTTGGTGATGAATCATTATTCCCTCCATTGCCTGGGTTAAGTAACAAGGGTTCTGCTTCAACACAACAGGGGCTGCAAAGTCTTGCTGAGAACACATTTGCATCAAGGCTTCAACAACCTAGGAAGGGCGCCATGAAGGTACTGAATTCTTGTCGGTCCCAAACCGCTGAGAATCTTGAGATAGTGCCTGATTTTTCCACTTCCACCGAGGCATGGCCTACGCCTGATCAGGGGCTACATCTCTCTGGGTCTTCTCACCTTCGGATTGTACCTCAATCGACAAGAGATAATGGGCTCATGCCACCTGCCTCCAGCGGTTCAGCATGGAATTCCAGAGCTCCAATCAAGATGAAGCACTCTGTTTCTACCCCTAATCTTGTTTCTGGTGCGTCCTCTACCCAGGCATCATCAAGTAGAGCTTGTGGCAATAAAAACCAAGTGCCACCACAAAGCAGCCAACCTTTGCCTGTTGCGGAGGATGTTCGGCAAGCAAACAACGCCCTTGTGGAAAGAATGCGTGCTGCATTTGGAATGGATGAGGATAGGTTCTCTGCGTTTAAAGAAATTGCTTCTGAATACCGTCACGGCGTCATTGGTACTTCGGAGTATCTCTCCTATGTGGAGCAGTTTGGTATATCACATCTTGTTCCTGAAATGGCTATACTGTTGCCTGATCCTCTGAAGCAGACCGAGCTTGCTGAGGCCTATTACGCCAACATGCGCTCTAAAAGCCTGAAAGAAAATGGCAGCTGTGAAACCATTACCTTGAAAGAGAAATTGCTTCAGGAAGGAGAGGCTGTAGTGCTTTCGAAGGATGGGTATCGATCTTCCAGGGAAAGAACCCCACTATCTGCTGGAGGTGATCCAGTTGCCATTTCAAAGGCGTCTAGCACCAGTAGGTTTGTGGGCAAGGGTGGAGGAAGCAGCAGCAGTAATAACAACAGTAAACAATCAAAGAAGACGTCGAAGTTTCTCAGAGCTCGGTTGGGCGACAACTCTTTGGCTATGCTTGATTTTAGGCATCCTGATGATGTGAGCCCTGAAGGAAACGTTTGGAAGAACGGTGTGGCGcagaagctcttttctggcagtGCAAAGAAATAG